Proteins found in one Clostridium kluyveri DSM 555 genomic segment:
- a CDS encoding M18 family aminopeptidase, whose amino-acid sequence MKNYEIEEAEELIDYIYESPTAFHAVKNAVNLLKKSGFIEIKEENSWNLKKGGKYFITKNDSALIAFTVGNGEIEKDGFRIIGAHTDSPCFKIKPNADINVENNYIKINTEVYGGPILNTWMDRPLAMAGRIVLKSKDPFYPHSSLINIAKPLMIIPNLAIHMNRDVNSGIKLSKQKHMLPLLTLVNSNSKNKHCLIEIICEELSIAKENILDFDLFLYEFGKGTIMGANREFISSGRLDDLSMVYSGIKSISDTKVKNSTNVMVCFDNEEVGSTTKQGANSPMLLSLLERIVFNLGKNKDQFYRAISKSFMISCDLGHALHPNYIEKSDPANRPIVNKGPIIKISASQSYTTDGVSGAIYKSICDRANIPVQIFVNHSDERGGSTIGPISSSHINMTCVDMGIPILSMHSIRELAGVKDYVYAMNSFKTFYNF is encoded by the coding sequence ATGAAAAATTACGAAATTGAAGAAGCAGAAGAGCTTATAGATTATATCTATGAAAGCCCTACAGCGTTTCATGCAGTGAAAAATGCTGTAAACTTACTTAAAAAATCAGGATTTATCGAAATTAAAGAGGAGAATTCATGGAATTTAAAAAAAGGCGGAAAATATTTTATAACAAAAAATGATTCTGCACTTATTGCATTTACAGTGGGAAATGGAGAAATAGAGAAAGATGGATTTAGGATAATAGGAGCTCATACTGACTCTCCTTGCTTTAAAATAAAGCCCAATGCAGATATAAATGTAGAAAATAACTATATAAAAATAAACACAGAAGTATATGGCGGCCCTATATTAAATACATGGATGGATAGACCCCTTGCCATGGCAGGTAGGATTGTATTAAAAAGTAAAGATCCTTTTTATCCACATAGCTCATTAATAAACATAGCTAAGCCCCTTATGATAATACCAAATCTAGCCATACACATGAATAGAGATGTGAACTCAGGTATTAAATTGAGTAAACAAAAACATATGCTTCCTCTTTTGACCCTTGTGAATAGCAATTCTAAAAATAAACATTGTCTCATTGAAATTATATGCGAAGAATTATCTATAGCTAAAGAAAATATTCTGGATTTTGACCTGTTTTTGTACGAATTTGGAAAAGGAACTATAATGGGAGCTAATAGAGAATTTATATCTTCTGGTAGATTAGACGATTTGAGTATGGTATATTCGGGCATAAAATCCATTTCAGATACTAAAGTTAAAAATAGTACAAATGTAATGGTATGCTTTGACAACGAAGAAGTTGGGAGTACTACAAAGCAAGGCGCAAATTCTCCTATGTTGTTATCCTTATTGGAAAGAATAGTCTTTAACTTAGGTAAAAATAAAGATCAATTCTATAGAGCCATATCAAAATCCTTTATGATATCCTGTGATCTTGGGCACGCACTCCATCCAAATTATATAGAAAAATCAGATCCTGCAAATAGACCTATCGTAAATAAAGGTCCCATTATAAAAATAAGTGCCAGCCAAAGCTATACTACCGATGGTGTATCTGGCGCAATATACAAAAGCATATGTGACAGGGCTAACATTCCAGTGCAAATATTTGTGAACCATTCGGATGAAAGAGGAGGTTCAACTATAGGACCTATTTCCTCCAGCCACATTAATATGACATGTGTAGACATGGGAATTCCTATATTATCCATGCATTCTATAAGAGAATTAGCGGGTGTAAAGGATTATGTATATGCAATGAATTCCTTTAAAACATTCTATAATTTTTAA
- a CDS encoding NAD(P)H-dependent flavin oxidoreductase, giving the protein MRLPSLIIGDLKANIPIIQGGMGVGISGYNLAQAVANEGGIGVISTVQIGYKELDFETNSKEANIRALTKQIRKARELSPKGIIGVNIMVAIEQYDAMVKTCVEEKADIIISGAGLPLNLPKLVQGSSIKIVPIVSSGKAASIIIRNWLKKYSRMPDAVVVEGPEAGGHLGFHLKQLQEGKELLEDIVVEVVKVVRGFENGDNVPVIAAGGIYTGCDIVKFLKLGANGVQMGTRFVATEECDAHINFKNAYIDVKKEDISIIKSPVGLPGRAIRNKFIKQTETTDIITPDKCYNCLKKCNPSKTPYCISKALINSVKGNVEDGLVFIGSNGYRVNKIVKVKELIKELVEEAEKC; this is encoded by the coding sequence ATGAGATTACCTTCATTGATTATAGGAGATTTAAAGGCTAATATACCTATTATTCAAGGTGGCATGGGTGTGGGTATTTCTGGATATAATTTAGCGCAGGCAGTAGCAAATGAAGGTGGAATAGGTGTAATCTCTACTGTTCAAATAGGTTATAAGGAATTAGATTTTGAAACTAATTCTAAAGAAGCAAATATTAGAGCTTTAACAAAACAAATAAGAAAAGCTAGAGAATTAAGCCCAAAGGGTATAATTGGTGTAAATATAATGGTAGCTATAGAGCAGTATGATGCAATGGTAAAAACCTGTGTGGAAGAAAAAGCAGATATAATAATATCGGGAGCTGGGCTGCCCCTTAATTTACCTAAACTGGTTCAGGGAAGTTCTATAAAAATAGTACCTATAGTTTCTTCTGGAAAGGCTGCATCTATTATAATTAGAAATTGGCTTAAAAAATACTCCAGAATGCCAGATGCAGTTGTAGTAGAAGGGCCTGAGGCAGGGGGACACCTTGGATTTCATCTAAAGCAACTTCAAGAAGGTAAAGAATTACTGGAAGATATAGTTGTAGAAGTTGTTAAGGTAGTAAGAGGCTTTGAAAATGGAGATAATGTTCCAGTTATAGCTGCGGGAGGCATATATACAGGATGTGATATTGTAAAATTTTTAAAACTAGGGGCAAACGGGGTTCAAATGGGAACTCGTTTTGTAGCCACTGAAGAATGTGATGCACATATAAATTTTAAAAATGCCTACATAGATGTGAAAAAAGAGGATATAAGTATAATAAAAAGCCCTGTAGGACTTCCAGGAAGGGCTATAAGAAATAAATTCATAAAACAAACTGAAACCACTGATATAATTACTCCTGATAAATGTTATAATTGCCTAAAAAAGTGCAATCCGTCTAAAACACCGTACTGTATATCTAAAGCTTTAATAAATTCAGTTAAAGGAAATGTTGAGGATGGACTTGTATTTATAGGAAGTAATGGGTATAGGGTAAATAAGATTGTAAAGGTTAAAGAGCTTATAAAGGAACTTGTAGAGGAAGCAGAAAAGTGCTAA
- a CDS encoding MarR family winged helix-turn-helix transcriptional regulator, with the protein MNKSINVINELLVDIFNDILEIEQKALQYAAFNDLSITEIHTIEAIGMYKTRKMTEVACQLDITLGTLTKAVDQLVKKEYALRRRSEEDRRIVYVQLTKKGKLAFRVHHKFHSDMVKEAMEGFTEEDERILIKSLEKLNNFFKSKYNLKIKPKENNNE; encoded by the coding sequence GTGAATAAAAGTATAAATGTCATAAATGAATTATTGGTGGACATTTTTAATGACATTTTAGAAATAGAACAAAAGGCCCTTCAATATGCAGCATTTAATGATTTATCTATTACAGAAATACATACCATAGAAGCTATAGGCATGTATAAGACTAGAAAAATGACTGAAGTTGCCTGTCAGTTAGATATAACGTTAGGTACCTTGACTAAAGCTGTAGATCAATTGGTAAAAAAGGAATATGCCCTAAGAAGACGCAGTGAGGAAGATAGAAGAATTGTATATGTACAGTTAACTAAAAAAGGCAAACTTGCGTTTAGAGTGCATCATAAGTTTCATTCTGATATGGTTAAAGAAGCTATGGAAGGATTTACAGAAGAAGATGAAAGGATTTTAATTAAATCATTAGAAAAACTTAATAATTTTTTTAAATCAAAATATAATCTTAAAATTAAACCAAAGGAGAATAACAATGAATAA
- a CDS encoding NAD(P)/FAD-dependent oxidoreductase has protein sequence MKEKYDVVIIGAGPAGIFAALEITKLNKNLSVLIIDKGRSIEKRKCPARVNGKCINCSPCGITSGWSGAGAFSDGKLSLSPEVGGRLLEYFSEDECMELIKYCDDIYLNFGANKTVYGLNNEKIDKIKYEASKYNIRLIECPVRHLGTELAYEVLKKMYHYILNDTNTEFSELTEVEDILIEDDAAAGVLVKNKQGQKKISAKYVIVAPGRGGAEWFSIQSKKLNLKTKNNAVDIGVRVEVPNSIMDHLTKDLYEAKLVYYSDTFDNKVRTFCMNPGGVVSEEHYDGTIAVVNGHSYSEKELRTENTNFAMLVSTSFTEPFDQPITYGKYIAKLGNMLTGDGIMVQRLGDLLNGRRTDYSRIKKSTTIPTLKSAVPGDLSFVLPQRCLTSIVEALKAFNNIAPGLYSKNTLLYGVEVKFYSSKFETNDKFETAIKNLYAIGDGAGITRGLMQASVTGVVVARDIAHK, from the coding sequence TTGAAGGAAAAATATGATGTTGTGATAATTGGAGCAGGTCCTGCTGGAATATTTGCTGCACTGGAAATCACAAAACTAAACAAGAACTTAAGTGTGCTTATAATTGATAAAGGTAGAAGTATAGAAAAAAGAAAATGTCCTGCAAGAGTAAATGGAAAATGTATAAATTGTAGTCCTTGTGGTATTACTTCCGGCTGGTCAGGAGCGGGAGCTTTTTCAGATGGAAAACTTTCTTTAAGCCCGGAAGTGGGAGGAAGGTTATTAGAGTATTTTTCAGAAGATGAGTGCATGGAATTAATAAAATATTGTGATGATATATATTTGAATTTTGGCGCTAATAAAACTGTGTATGGATTAAACAATGAAAAAATAGATAAAATAAAATACGAAGCAAGTAAATATAATATTCGTCTTATAGAATGTCCTGTAAGACATTTAGGAACGGAATTAGCTTATGAGGTATTGAAGAAAATGTATCATTATATTTTAAATGATACAAATACAGAATTTAGTGAACTTACAGAAGTAGAAGATATATTAATAGAAGATGATGCAGCTGCAGGAGTTTTGGTTAAAAATAAACAGGGACAAAAAAAGATTTCAGCAAAATATGTAATAGTTGCACCAGGCAGGGGTGGAGCGGAATGGTTTTCAATTCAATCTAAAAAGTTAAATTTAAAAACTAAAAATAATGCTGTGGATATAGGCGTAAGAGTAGAGGTACCTAATTCTATAATGGATCATTTAACTAAAGATTTATATGAAGCAAAACTTGTTTACTATTCGGATACCTTCGATAATAAAGTTAGAACTTTTTGTATGAATCCAGGAGGAGTTGTATCTGAAGAACATTATGATGGAACTATAGCAGTTGTAAATGGGCACAGCTACTCGGAAAAGGAACTGAGAACTGAAAATACGAATTTTGCTATGCTTGTTTCTACTTCTTTTACAGAACCTTTCGACCAACCTATAACTTATGGTAAGTATATTGCAAAACTTGGTAATATGTTAACTGGGGATGGTATAATGGTTCAAAGATTGGGAGATTTATTAAATGGTAGAAGAACTGATTATTCAAGAATTAAAAAATCTACTACTATACCAACTCTTAAATCAGCAGTACCAGGGGATTTAAGTTTTGTATTGCCTCAGAGGTGTTTGACTTCTATAGTTGAAGCATTAAAGGCTTTTAATAATATTGCACCAGGGCTTTACAGTAAAAATACATTACTTTATGGTGTGGAAGTTAAGTTTTATTCAAGTAAATTTGAAACTAATGATAAATTTGAAACAGCTATAAAAAATTTATATGCTATAGGAGATGGAGCTGGTATTACAAGAGGTCTTATGCAGGCTTCTGTAACTGGTGTAGTAGTTGCAAGAGATATAGCACATAAATAG
- a CDS encoding adenylosuccinate synthase, translating to MSAFIVLGSQWGDEGKGKMTDYLAKDVDVVVRFQGGNNAGHTVRVGDKEYKLHIIPSGILYKDKVNVIGNGVVLDPEALFQEIDYLEKAGVDIQPDNLMISDRAQLIMPYHKVLDGIKERSRGKKDIGTTGKGIGPCYTDKMERSGIRVCDLINQDVFKENLKENLKIKNDIITKVYGEEALDFDSICDQYIEYRKKLAPYVKDISVEVYNSIKNDKKVLFEGAQGTLLDIDYGTYPYVTSSSTIAGGVCIGAGIGPTLITGAIGVAKAYTTRVGKGPFPTELFDDTGDWIRKSGREYGVTTGRARRCGWLDLVILKTSSRVSGLTNFAITKIDTLGGLEKVKVCTGYKFNGKIIDYVPASLQDLAKCEPVYEEFDGWDKDIENAKTYDELPENAKIYLNKIEEFTNTKISIVSVGPGRDQTINLNNM from the coding sequence ATGTCAGCATTTATTGTTTTAGGTTCCCAGTGGGGCGACGAAGGAAAGGGTAAAATGACCGATTATCTTGCAAAAGATGTAGATGTAGTTGTCAGATTCCAAGGTGGTAATAATGCAGGTCATACAGTTAGGGTAGGGGATAAAGAATATAAACTTCATATTATACCATCTGGGATACTTTATAAGGATAAAGTAAATGTAATAGGCAATGGAGTAGTGCTTGATCCAGAAGCATTATTTCAGGAAATAGATTATTTGGAAAAAGCGGGGGTAGATATTCAGCCCGACAATTTGATGATAAGTGACAGAGCTCAGCTCATTATGCCTTATCATAAGGTATTGGATGGGATAAAGGAAAGATCCAGAGGGAAAAAAGATATAGGTACCACTGGAAAAGGAATTGGTCCTTGTTATACAGATAAAATGGAGAGAAGTGGTATAAGGGTTTGTGATCTTATAAACCAGGATGTTTTTAAAGAAAATTTGAAAGAAAATCTAAAGATTAAAAATGATATAATAACAAAAGTTTATGGAGAAGAAGCTTTGGACTTTGATTCAATCTGTGATCAATATATAGAATACAGGAAAAAATTGGCACCTTACGTTAAGGATATCTCTGTAGAGGTGTATAATAGCATCAAGAATGATAAAAAGGTATTATTTGAAGGGGCTCAGGGTACTTTATTGGATATAGATTATGGAACTTATCCCTATGTTACTTCCTCAAGTACCATTGCAGGGGGAGTATGTATAGGTGCAGGAATAGGACCTACACTTATAACAGGTGCCATAGGTGTTGCAAAAGCCTATACCACAAGAGTAGGAAAAGGGCCTTTCCCAACAGAACTTTTTGATGATACCGGAGATTGGATCAGAAAAAGTGGACGTGAATATGGAGTTACTACAGGCAGAGCTAGAAGATGCGGATGGCTGGATCTTGTAATACTTAAAACCAGTAGTAGAGTTTCAGGGCTTACTAATTTTGCTATTACTAAAATAGATACTCTAGGAGGACTTGAAAAGGTAAAGGTATGTACAGGATATAAATTTAATGGAAAAATTATAGATTATGTACCTGCTAGCTTGCAGGATTTAGCCAAATGTGAGCCTGTATATGAAGAATTTGATGGATGGGATAAAGATATTGAAAATGCTAAGACATATGATGAACTTCCGGAAAATGCTAAGATATATTTAAATAAAATAGAAGAGTTTACTAATACTAAAATATCTATAGTTTCTGTAGGACCAGGAAGAGATCAAACAATAAATTTGAATAATATGTAA
- a CDS encoding ATP-binding protein, translated as MIKSYHSNITKIYENIRQKNEQTLNLRKEEIRKTVPEVLDIESEIGKLCIKLSINILNNVKYKDKYLKELKEKIKNLRKKKAQLMLANNYPVNYLDMIYKCNKCKDTGFIGTKKCLCYKQKLVKLYYNNSDLMNILSKNNFDSFNFHLYSPLKNEGEPTSPRKNIEKIASTSWKYIENFSSSKENLLFYGNPGTGKTFLSNCIAKELLDRGFLVVYRTSEALIQDLKSIRFKENNKLEDLIINCDLLIIDDLGSEQITDFSKTELFNLINRKLLKQNKMLISTNCDLEELLKYYSERISSRLLGEFTLFKFFGEDIRIRKNIKSKNFK; from the coding sequence ATGATTAAAAGCTATCACTCAAACATAACAAAAATTTATGAAAACATAAGGCAGAAAAATGAACAAACTTTAAACCTAAGAAAAGAAGAAATTAGAAAAACTGTTCCTGAAGTGTTGGATATTGAAAGTGAAATAGGTAAACTTTGTATAAAATTATCAATAAATATATTGAATAATGTAAAATATAAGGATAAATATTTGAAGGAACTTAAAGAAAAAATTAAAAATCTGAGAAAAAAAAAGGCTCAACTTATGCTGGCCAATAATTATCCTGTGAATTATCTAGATATGATTTATAAATGTAACAAATGTAAAGATACTGGTTTTATAGGCACTAAAAAATGTTTATGCTATAAACAGAAGTTAGTTAAATTATATTATAACAATTCCGATTTGATGAATATACTAAGTAAAAACAATTTTGATAGTTTTAATTTTCACTTATATTCCCCTTTAAAAAATGAAGGAGAACCAACCAGCCCCAGAAAAAACATAGAGAAAATAGCTTCTACATCGTGGAAATACATAGAAAATTTTTCTTCTTCCAAAGAAAATTTGTTATTTTATGGAAATCCAGGAACAGGGAAAACTTTTTTATCAAATTGCATAGCAAAAGAACTCTTAGATAGAGGATTTCTAGTAGTTTATAGGACTTCTGAAGCTTTAATTCAAGACTTAAAAAGCATAAGATTTAAGGAGAACAATAAATTAGAAGATCTTATAATAAATTGTGATTTACTAATAATAGATGATTTAGGTTCAGAACAGATAACAGATTTTTCCAAGACAGAATTATTTAATCTTATAAATAGGAAATTATTAAAACAGAATAAAATGCTCATATCTACTAATTGTGATTTGGAAGAACTTTTAAAATATTATTCAGAGAGAATTTCTTCCAGATTATTAGGTGAATTTACCTTATTTAAATTTTTTGGAGAAGATATAAGAATACGTAAAAATATAAAAAGCAAAAACTTTAAATAG
- a CDS encoding DnaD domain protein: MSTYMFKTKESSYTPVSNIFIDKYMTKARGEFVKVYLLGLKYCKSGEIGVNSQIIANTLHLLETDVLNAWNYWNEENVIKLVPIDNMGNYNIEFLDLYDDNIEIEKGSNINLLEELNNHSVKDMLEDIEKSMGRPLSSKEMMMYISWLNDLNFSPEIILLLVQYCTLKGKANIRYIEKTALSWFDAKIKNVDDAQAFIKKHEDKWVNIRKILNYLGIKDREIMKPQEELLSKWIESYNFSIDIIYKACDICFQRINKADFKYIDGILTSWHRDNIKTTKDIRKKDMKKNTSTNYKNLRNNSNQGSFNNFKQRNYDFEDLEKKLLGWDRND, encoded by the coding sequence ATGAGTACATATATGTTTAAGACTAAAGAAAGCAGCTATACTCCTGTAAGCAATATATTCATAGATAAATACATGACTAAGGCCCGTGGAGAATTTGTAAAGGTATATCTTCTTGGATTAAAATATTGCAAATCAGGGGAGATAGGAGTAAACTCTCAAATAATAGCAAATACTTTGCATCTTTTGGAAACGGATGTATTAAATGCATGGAATTATTGGAATGAGGAGAATGTAATAAAATTAGTTCCTATAGATAATATGGGAAATTACAATATAGAATTTTTAGATTTATATGATGATAATATAGAAATTGAAAAAGGAAGTAATATAAACTTATTGGAGGAACTAAATAATCATTCTGTAAAAGACATGTTAGAAGATATAGAAAAATCTATGGGAAGACCATTATCTTCAAAAGAAATGATGATGTACATAAGTTGGCTAAATGATCTGAATTTTTCTCCTGAAATAATACTCTTATTAGTGCAATATTGCACCTTAAAAGGGAAGGCTAATATAAGATATATAGAAAAAACCGCCCTATCCTGGTTCGATGCTAAAATAAAAAATGTAGATGATGCTCAGGCCTTTATAAAAAAACATGAGGATAAATGGGTAAATATAAGAAAAATTCTAAATTACCTTGGCATAAAAGATAGAGAAATAATGAAACCTCAAGAAGAATTGCTTTCTAAATGGATAGAAAGCTATAACTTTTCTATAGACATTATATACAAAGCCTGCGATATATGCTTTCAAAGAATAAATAAAGCAGACTTTAAATATATTGATGGTATACTTACAAGTTGGCATAGAGATAATATAAAGACCACTAAGGATATAAGAAAAAAAGATATGAAAAAAAATACATCTACTAATTATAAAAACTTAAGAAATAACTCAAATCAGGGATCTTTTAATAATTTCAAACAAAGAAACTATGATTTTGAAGATTTAGAAAAAAAACTATTAGGGTGGGATAGAAATGATTAA
- a CDS encoding CoA-binding protein, protein MVASEFLNYKNWVVVGSVANNKKYAFRILNCLKDDGFNVAGVNPRSAEGGAYKSLVEVPFSIDVLDLCINPALGINIVKEANKLGIDKILIQPGAESDEIFNFCNNNGINFVEGCALVELSRR, encoded by the coding sequence ATGGTAGCTTCTGAGTTCTTGAATTATAAAAATTGGGTGGTAGTGGGCAGTGTAGCTAATAACAAAAAATATGCTTTTAGAATATTAAATTGTTTGAAAGATGATGGATTTAATGTAGCTGGGGTAAACCCTAGAAGTGCCGAAGGGGGTGCCTATAAATCCTTAGTAGAGGTACCTTTTAGCATAGATGTATTAGATCTATGTATAAACCCTGCACTTGGAATAAATATAGTTAAGGAAGCCAATAAGTTGGGAATAGATAAAATATTAATACAACCTGGTGCAGAAAGTGATGAAATATTCAACTTTTGTAATAATAATGGAATAAATTTTGTAGAGGGATGTGCACTTGTTGAACTTTCTCGAAGATAG
- a CDS encoding NAD(P)/FAD-dependent oxidoreductase yields the protein MFHEIMVIGAGASGIMASITVKDNGKDVGILESKKRIGQKLLSTGNGRCNITNENINYSRYHSKNPDFFKDTLDNFTLNDTVTFFNSLGLPLTTLEKGKMYPLSLQASSVLDILKMSLEDRDIPIYLNSKVKDIVYTKKYFKIFCEDKIYECRKIILCTGGKSAPDTGSDGSGLNICKKLGHNIISPIPALVQLKLHYTRLKALSGVKFNGNVNLLVDDKIKEQEQGELLFTDYGISGPPILNISGTASYNLFNKRLVELEIDMLPQFSKKELTEFLENHWGIFNYRSIHNSLIGIINKKIIPILLNEASVKNIHKPCDELTWIEKDNIYKLIKSWKFKVYDTNSFKNSQVTSGGIDVCEINPKTLESKKIKNLYFAGEILDVHGDCGGFNLQWAWSSGFTAGKSAAEK from the coding sequence TTGTTTCATGAGATAATGGTAATTGGCGCTGGTGCTTCTGGCATAATGGCTTCAATTACTGTAAAAGACAATGGAAAAGATGTCGGGATCTTAGAGTCGAAAAAAAGAATTGGCCAGAAATTATTATCCACCGGAAATGGAAGATGCAATATAACTAATGAGAATATAAATTACTCTAGGTATCACAGTAAAAACCCTGATTTTTTTAAAGATACCTTAGATAATTTTACTTTAAATGATACAGTTACATTTTTTAATTCTTTAGGATTACCTCTTACAACTTTAGAAAAAGGGAAGATGTATCCACTTTCACTTCAGGCATCCTCCGTACTAGACATACTAAAAATGTCCCTTGAAGATAGAGATATTCCCATTTACTTAAATTCAAAAGTCAAAGATATTGTATATACAAAAAAATATTTTAAAATATTTTGTGAAGATAAAATATATGAATGCAGAAAAATTATTTTATGCACTGGAGGTAAATCTGCTCCGGACACCGGTTCTGATGGTTCTGGTCTTAATATATGTAAAAAACTAGGCCATAATATAATTTCTCCTATCCCTGCACTGGTACAGCTAAAACTGCATTACACCCGCTTAAAAGCCTTGTCGGGAGTAAAATTTAATGGCAATGTGAATTTACTTGTAGATGACAAAATAAAAGAACAGGAGCAAGGTGAATTACTATTTACCGACTATGGAATATCAGGTCCCCCTATATTGAATATAAGCGGCACAGCTTCTTATAATTTGTTTAATAAAAGGTTAGTTGAATTAGAAATTGATATGCTTCCACAGTTTAGTAAAAAAGAGTTAACAGAATTTCTGGAAAATCACTGGGGAATTTTTAATTATAGAAGTATACATAATTCTTTAATAGGAATAATAAATAAAAAAATAATACCTATACTTTTAAATGAAGCTTCAGTAAAAAATATCCATAAGCCCTGTGATGAATTAACCTGGATAGAAAAAGACAACATATATAAATTAATTAAATCTTGGAAATTCAAAGTATACGACACCAATTCCTTTAAAAACTCACAGGTCACTTCCGGTGGTATTGATGTATGCGAAATAAATCCAAAAACTCTAGAATCTAAAAAGATAAAAAATTTATATTTTGCCGGTGAAATACTAGATGTACATGGAGATTGTGGTGGTTTTAATCTACAATGGGCCTGGAGCTCTGGATTTACGGCAGGAAAAAGTGCTGCTGAAAAATAA
- a CDS encoding acyl-[acyl-carrier-protein] thioesterase, with protein MDKSTFEKEYEVQYHEIDFKGRLLVTSLINYFGDVATKHSEAIGGSLKYLKEKGIAWVLYKWNIHINKSPYYGEKITIRTKACSFKKFYAYRTFHVIDKEGNIVAYANSLWILIDVSRRKIIRITQDMYKMYGISEKNKGLMDIKKIKLPEKFSIEKSFEVRYSDIDTNRHVNNVKYVDWMIETIPLDIVLNYSIENLNITYEKEARYGENIIIHTELNKQDEGYISLHEIVDKEGKRLSAIEAVLQKK; from the coding sequence TTGGATAAATCAACTTTTGAAAAAGAATATGAAGTTCAATATCATGAAATAGATTTTAAGGGAAGATTACTTGTTACAAGTCTCATAAATTATTTTGGGGATGTGGCTACAAAGCATTCTGAGGCTATAGGAGGAAGTCTTAAATATCTAAAAGAAAAAGGTATTGCATGGGTTCTTTATAAATGGAATATACATATAAATAAAAGTCCCTATTATGGTGAAAAAATTACTATAAGAACTAAGGCTTGTTCTTTTAAAAAGTTTTACGCTTATAGAACTTTCCATGTTATAGATAAAGAGGGCAATATTGTAGCTTATGCAAATTCTCTTTGGATCTTGATAGATGTTAGTAGACGCAAAATAATTAGAATAACACAGGATATGTATAAGATGTATGGTATAAGTGAAAAAAATAAGGGTTTGATGGATATAAAAAAAATAAAGCTTCCAGAAAAATTTTCTATAGAGAAAAGCTTTGAAGTGAGGTATAGTGATATAGATACCAATAGACATGTTAATAATGTTAAGTATGTGGATTGGATGATAGAAACCATTCCTCTGGACATAGTACTTAACTACTCTATAGAAAATTTAAACATAACTTATGAAAAAGAAGCCAGGTATGGTGAAAACATAATAATACACACTGAGTTAAACAAACAAGATGAAGGTTACATATCTCTACATGAAATTGTAGATAAAGAAGGAAAAAGGCTGTCTGCCATAGAGGCTGTTTTGCAAAAAAAGTAA